The genomic interval AGCTTGTTCTGTTCTGGACCTCCATGTGCAGCCCTGGATATGTAGCCAGGCCCCATAGAAACCTCAGGCCTCAAAGCATGAGTGCCCAATGTCTCGCACAGAGAGCCAGCCCAGGATGGGGCTGCGATTGGCCCTCAAGGACCCAAGACCTGAGGAGGGTAGGGCTTGAGCCCATCAGAGGAGTGGGAGCACTGACCTACCCATCCCCATCCTGGTCAGGACCCACACAAGCATCAGCAGGTAAGGCCTGAAGATGTGAAGCCTGTAGGCCTGCTGGCTTGTTTAAAGGACTATAAAAACAGagatgctgggggtgggggttggggtggggtgacAAATGAGAATTCCAGTGTAGGTGAGAGTGAGGGCTCTGACAGAGCATCCAGTTTGGGATGGGCTGGATGGACAGGCAAGGCTCACCCAGCAGGTCCACAAGGATCGAGTTGCCCAGCAGCAGTGAGAAGCCCATGAGTGCCCAGGGCAGAAATGGCGCCTGGAAGGTGAGGAGGCCGAAGAAGTTGACCCTGACCTGAGGGCTGCGACGGCTCCATACATACACCAGCATGGCTGTGAGGGCCTGGCCCAAGAAGAATGGGCTGCCTAGGAACCCCAGCAACTGGGCCAGAGTCAAGGTGCTAGGAGGCCCTCCCCTGGTGCAGTCCACAACCCCTGCCCAGGGTTCCTCTGACTTGCTAAAATCCTGTAATCCTACAGGTTTCCCCACCCCCCTCAAGGTGTGCCCTTCCAAATCTAAAGCCACAATGTGGCCTTCAGGCCCCACATGATCTGCTCTGCCACTTCACCTCACCCCAGCCTCCCACCACCATCCATCCTTGCCCCCGTTTCTTCTGCTGCTGGCATTCAGGACTCAGCCCTCAAGTACCccacctgtctctctccttcacaTCACCCTGTGGAATTTCCTTGTACAACCCTGAAGATCTAGCTAGCCCTGGCACCTGGGGCTGAGTACACAATGCACACTCAATACATCCTAAGCTAAAGTGAACCACTCTGTCCCTCCCGGGTCTGGGCACCCAGGTCATGCCCCAGGACCAACACAGGCTGGACGCAGAAGTGCCCCGGCCTGACGTTCCAGAACCTGGGAAGGATACAATCATAAGGACGCCTCCAAAGAGAAACATGAAGACGAAGTCGGCCGTGCGGCCGCGGAAGGAACCCTCCTCTAGCATGCGGCAGTACCGGAACCTGCGGCGTCCGTATAGGAAATGTCACCCggcagggcctcagtttcccgcTCCCGGCCGCCTTAGCCCGCCCACACCCCTCCTGGGTCGGTGCAGTTCAGGATACACGAAGAGCATGTTGAAGAAAAAGTTGAATCCCAGTGGCCCAAAGAAGAGGAAGTTGGTGAGGAGCCTCCAGACCTGAGAGGGGCAAGCGGTCAGGCGCTGGATGGGTAGGGTTGGGCCATCAGGTGCCAAGGGCGGTGCGACCTCACCTG from Saccopteryx leptura isolate mSacLep1 chromosome 2, mSacLep1_pri_phased_curated, whole genome shotgun sequence carries:
- the DERL3 gene encoding derlin-3 isoform X4, producing MAWQGLAAEIQQVPAVTRAYTTACVVTTAAVQLELLSPFQLYFNPHLVFRKFQVWRLLTNFLFFGPLGFNFFFNMLFVFRYCRMLEEGSFRGRTADFVFMFLFGGVLMILLGFLGSPFFLGQALTAMLVYVWSRRSPQVRVNFFGLLTFQAPFLPWALMGFSLLLGNSILVDLLGIAVGHIYYFLEDVFPNQPGGKRLLLTPGFLKLGQPM
- the DERL3 gene encoding derlin-3 isoform X3, whose amino-acid sequence is MAWQGLAAEIQQVPAVTRAYTTACVVTTAAVQLELLSPFQLYFNPHLVFRKFQVWRLLTNFLFFGPLGFNFFFNMLFVFRYCRMLEEGSFRGRTADFVFMFLFGGVLMILLGFLGSPFFLGQALTAMLVYVWSRRSPQVRVNFFGLLTFQAPFLPWALMGFSLLLGNSILVDLLGIAVGHIYYFLEDVFPNQPGGKRLLLTPGFLLGPSPQKAATGCPRRGPQLPAPP
- the DERL3 gene encoding derlin-3 isoform X2, with product MAWQGLAAEIQQVPAVTRAYTTACVVTTAAVLELLSPFQLYFNPHLVFRKFQVWRLLTNFLFFGPLGFNFFFNMLFVFRYCRMLEEGSFRGRTADFVFMFLFGGVLMILLGFLGSPFFLGQALTAMLVYVWSRRSPQVRVNFFGLLTFQAPFLPWALMGFSLLLGNSILVDLLGIAVGHIYYFLEDVFPNQPGGKRLLLTPGFLKLLLDAPEEDPNYLPLPEEQPGPQQQ
- the DERL3 gene encoding derlin-3 isoform X1, which codes for MAWQGLAAEIQQVPAVTRAYTTACVVTTAAVQLELLSPFQLYFNPHLVFRKFQVWRLLTNFLFFGPLGFNFFFNMLFVFRYCRMLEEGSFRGRTADFVFMFLFGGVLMILLGFLGSPFFLGQALTAMLVYVWSRRSPQVRVNFFGLLTFQAPFLPWALMGFSLLLGNSILVDLLGIAVGHIYYFLEDVFPNQPGGKRLLLTPGFLKLLLDAPEEDPNYLPLPEEQPGPQQQ